One segment of Geomonas ferrireducens DNA contains the following:
- the rimO gene encoding 30S ribosomal protein S12 methylthiotransferase RimO: MNQKIKEKVSLVSLGCPKNLVDAEVMLGYLSKDEYEVTTDEMQADIIVVNTCSFIKEAKQESIDTILDLADRKHDARCKLLIVTGCLPQRYQEELAKELPEVDIFIGTGDYPRIAEIIAEKKGTDAQLCYTGDPNFVYNDELPRLQSSPHYTAYLKIAEGCSNNCSYCVIPSLRGAHRSRPFATLMAEAKTLVAAGVKELNLIAQDITAYGRDLPEKPSLEQLIHELAKLEGLKWIRLLYAYPDGVRDSLIELIKNEPKVCKYLDLPIQHIADPVLKNMKRRSGEDDIRTLIKKLRREIPDIAIRTSLIVGFPGETNEDFKKLLQFVEETRFDRLGVFCYSREEGTPAAEMADQVSERVKRERHKKLMRTQARVSFKHNRTLVDSEEDVLVEGYSEETELLLKGRSSRQAPDVDGQVYITAGNANVGDIVRLKITDSSDYDLIGEIID; the protein is encoded by the coding sequence TTGAACCAGAAGATTAAGGAAAAAGTGAGCCTGGTGAGCCTGGGCTGCCCGAAGAACTTGGTGGACGCCGAGGTGATGCTGGGCTACCTCTCCAAGGACGAGTACGAAGTCACCACCGATGAGATGCAGGCCGACATCATCGTGGTGAACACCTGCTCCTTCATAAAAGAGGCGAAGCAGGAGAGCATCGACACCATCCTCGACCTGGCGGACCGAAAGCACGACGCGCGCTGCAAGCTCCTGATCGTGACCGGCTGCCTTCCGCAGCGCTACCAGGAGGAGCTCGCCAAGGAGCTTCCCGAGGTGGACATCTTCATAGGCACCGGCGATTACCCGCGCATAGCGGAGATCATCGCGGAGAAGAAGGGGACCGACGCCCAGCTCTGCTACACCGGCGACCCGAACTTCGTCTACAACGACGAGCTGCCGCGCCTGCAGTCCTCACCGCACTACACCGCGTACCTGAAGATCGCTGAAGGGTGCTCGAACAACTGCTCCTACTGCGTCATCCCCTCGCTGCGCGGCGCACACCGCTCCCGCCCCTTCGCAACGCTCATGGCGGAGGCCAAGACGCTCGTGGCGGCAGGGGTGAAGGAGCTGAACCTGATCGCCCAGGACATCACCGCCTACGGCCGTGATCTTCCCGAAAAGCCGAGCCTCGAGCAGTTGATCCACGAACTCGCGAAACTCGAAGGGCTCAAGTGGATCCGGCTCCTGTACGCCTACCCGGACGGGGTGAGGGACTCGCTCATCGAGCTCATCAAGAACGAGCCCAAGGTCTGCAAGTACTTGGACCTCCCGATCCAGCACATAGCCGATCCGGTCCTTAAGAACATGAAGCGCAGAAGCGGCGAGGACGACATCCGCACCCTGATCAAGAAGCTGCGCCGCGAGATCCCGGACATCGCCATCCGCACCTCGCTCATCGTCGGGTTCCCCGGCGAGACCAACGAGGACTTCAAGAAGCTCCTGCAGTTCGTGGAAGAGACCCGCTTCGACCGCCTCGGTGTCTTCTGCTACTCGCGCGAGGAGGGAACCCCGGCCGCCGAGATGGCGGACCAGGTTTCCGAGCGCGTGAAGCGCGAACGTCACAAGAAGCTGATGCGCACCCAGGCGCGCGTTTCCTTCAAGCACAACCGCACCCTGGTCGACAGCGAGGAGGACGTACTGGTCGAGGGGTACAGCGAGGAAACCGAACTGCTTCTGAAGGGTCGTTCCTCCCGGCAGGCACCCGACGTGGACGGCCAGGTATACATCACCGCAGGCAATGCCAATGTCGGCGACATAGTGAGATTGAAGATCACAGACTCCTCAGACTATGACCTCATAGGGGAGATCATCGACTAG
- a CDS encoding chemotaxis protein CheA, translating into MDMSQYKALFLSESREYLRTIAEQVVALEQSPAERSAIDALFRGAHSLKGMAASMEYGDVVVVAHSMEDMMARVRDGALPFGAGVADLLLEGVDLIDALLKDVEDERPSSLPTDGYAVRLAAFVAAPASKAKKPDEAPKASPAAVEPAQVSEPAPAAEAERAKESTPELGGTVRVKTELLDHLINLTGELVTNKQRLLSIGRELASPALDDAVSETSKLLRALHDEVMKVRLMPFEAISDRFQRSVRAVAKKSGKEINFELTGREIGLDRGVLEQLVDPLNHILRNAVDHGIEDGKERERAGKPARGRVKLSVSRDRDRIHITVRDDGRGMEPQAMIAAAVRKGLITPEEGELLSPRQALMLSCIPGFSTAKEVTDISGRGVGMDAVNAAIAKLGGTLGIESEPGQGTTITLKLPLTIAIIHALLVQCGQIKTAIPVNAVQRTVELSRRQIETVGRRQMFQLDDESIPLLSLNRVLGLPLGRFPDGILPLFVTEAKGRRVGMVVDRLLGQHELFVKRLGRPLDGMAGLAGGATLGDGEIVTILDISELL; encoded by the coding sequence ATGGACATGTCGCAGTACAAAGCCCTCTTCCTCTCGGAATCGCGGGAGTACTTGAGAACCATCGCGGAGCAGGTGGTGGCGCTCGAGCAGTCCCCGGCCGAGCGAAGCGCCATCGACGCGCTGTTTCGCGGCGCGCACTCCCTGAAGGGGATGGCGGCCTCGATGGAGTACGGCGACGTGGTCGTGGTGGCCCACAGCATGGAAGACATGATGGCGCGGGTGCGTGACGGCGCACTCCCCTTCGGAGCCGGGGTGGCCGACCTCTTGCTCGAAGGGGTGGACCTGATCGACGCGCTTTTGAAGGACGTGGAGGACGAGCGTCCCTCGAGCCTTCCGACCGACGGCTACGCCGTGCGGCTCGCGGCCTTCGTCGCCGCCCCGGCGAGTAAGGCGAAAAAGCCGGACGAAGCGCCCAAGGCCTCCCCTGCGGCTGTCGAACCCGCGCAGGTCTCCGAGCCCGCCCCCGCCGCGGAAGCGGAACGTGCGAAGGAGAGCACGCCCGAGCTGGGGGGCACGGTGCGGGTGAAAACCGAGCTCCTCGACCACCTGATCAACCTGACCGGCGAGCTGGTCACCAACAAGCAGCGCCTTTTGAGTATCGGCCGGGAGCTCGCGTCCCCCGCCCTGGACGACGCGGTATCGGAAACCTCGAAGCTGTTGCGCGCCCTGCACGACGAGGTGATGAAGGTGCGCCTGATGCCTTTCGAGGCGATCAGCGACCGCTTCCAGCGTTCGGTGCGCGCCGTCGCCAAGAAAAGCGGCAAGGAGATCAACTTCGAGCTCACCGGGCGCGAGATCGGCCTGGACCGCGGCGTCCTGGAGCAGCTCGTCGATCCCCTGAACCACATCCTCAGAAACGCCGTGGACCACGGCATCGAGGACGGGAAGGAACGGGAGCGGGCCGGGAAGCCGGCACGCGGGCGCGTTAAGCTGTCGGTGTCGCGGGACCGGGACCGGATCCACATCACGGTGCGCGACGACGGGCGCGGCATGGAGCCGCAGGCGATGATCGCTGCCGCGGTGCGCAAGGGGCTCATCACCCCCGAGGAGGGGGAGCTCCTCTCCCCCCGCCAGGCGCTCATGCTCTCCTGCATCCCCGGCTTCTCCACCGCCAAAGAGGTGACCGACATCTCAGGGCGCGGCGTCGGCATGGACGCGGTGAACGCAGCCATCGCGAAACTTGGGGGGACCCTCGGTATCGAGTCCGAGCCGGGACAGGGCACCACCATCACGCTCAAGCTGCCGCTCACCATCGCCATCATCCACGCGCTTTTGGTGCAGTGCGGCCAGATCAAGACCGCCATCCCGGTGAACGCGGTGCAGCGCACCGTAGAGCTCTCCCGCCGCCAGATCGAGACGGTGGGGAGAAGGCAGATGTTCCAGCTCGACGACGAGTCGATCCCGCTTTTATCCCTGAACCGGGTGCTGGGGCTCCCCCTGGGGCGTTTCCCCGACGGGATCCTCCCGCTCTTCGTCACCGAGGCCAAGGGGCGCCGGGTAGGGATGGTGGTGGACCGCCTCCTGGGGCAGCACGAACTGTTCGTAAAGCGGCTGGGAAGACCGCTCGACGGGATGGCGGGGCTGGCCGGCGGGGCGACGCTCGGCGACGGCGAGATCGTCACCATCCTCGACATTTCCGAACTCCTTTAG
- a CDS encoding methyl-accepting chemotaxis protein — MYIQIGYKFILGFLAVVAAVVFVPSGVKLLEYSPEMTSVISYVVALTIGLILGSFFSKSFTKNISILTGATESISRGDLSSDVDFPEPRFPDETHSMAQSINTMLESLRALVRQIRDTSERVSDSARTLSSTALQINASTEEVAQAIETISGGAENQAEMLTKGAKVIHEMAISIDLVARRAKETAKAARETSQTAQKGGELATDSVERMKSFFDSVELISMQFMDLNGKLQQVGKIADFIVEMARQTNLLALNASIEAARAGESGKGFGVVAEEVRKLADGSAKSATEIVELIDIVKVESRRVQETITDSSRGIIGGKKNLDTTAEAFREILATVVDTERKANSIADLSQMQTTGAAKMVTMVDEIAKVAEDNAASTEEVSAATEEQHAAMQEMVYQTQELAKLADELLHSVERFQVDPGTAPEPEA; from the coding sequence ATGTACATCCAAATCGGCTACAAGTTCATCCTAGGCTTTCTGGCCGTCGTCGCCGCCGTGGTCTTCGTACCGTCCGGTGTGAAGCTTTTGGAATACTCCCCCGAGATGACCAGCGTCATCTCCTACGTCGTGGCGCTCACCATCGGGCTCATCCTCGGCTCCTTCTTCTCCAAGAGCTTCACCAAGAACATCTCGATCCTGACCGGCGCGACCGAATCGATCAGCCGGGGGGACCTCTCGAGCGACGTCGACTTCCCAGAGCCCAGGTTCCCGGATGAGACCCACTCCATGGCGCAGTCCATCAACACCATGCTGGAGAGCCTGAGGGCCCTGGTGCGCCAGATCCGCGACACCTCGGAGCGGGTCTCCGATTCGGCGCGCACCCTCTCCTCCACCGCACTGCAGATAAACGCCTCCACCGAGGAGGTGGCCCAGGCCATCGAGACCATCTCCGGCGGCGCGGAGAACCAGGCCGAGATGCTGACCAAGGGGGCCAAGGTGATCCACGAGATGGCGATCTCCATCGACCTCGTGGCACGGCGCGCCAAGGAGACCGCGAAGGCGGCGCGCGAGACGAGCCAGACCGCGCAGAAAGGGGGCGAGCTCGCCACCGACTCGGTGGAGCGGATGAAGAGCTTCTTCGACTCGGTCGAACTCATCTCGATGCAGTTCATGGACCTGAACGGGAAACTGCAGCAGGTCGGCAAGATCGCCGACTTCATCGTCGAGATGGCGCGCCAGACGAACCTCCTCGCCCTGAACGCCTCGATCGAGGCGGCCCGCGCCGGCGAGTCCGGCAAGGGGTTCGGCGTGGTGGCCGAGGAGGTGAGAAAGCTCGCCGACGGGAGTGCGAAGAGCGCCACCGAGATCGTCGAGCTGATCGACATCGTCAAGGTGGAAAGCCGCAGGGTGCAGGAGACCATCACCGACAGCTCGCGCGGCATCATCGGCGGCAAGAAGAACCTGGACACCACCGCCGAGGCCTTCAGGGAAATCCTCGCCACCGTCGTGGATACCGAGAGGAAGGCGAACTCGATCGCCGATCTCTCGCAGATGCAGACCACAGGTGCCGCCAAGATGGTGACCATGGTCGACGAGATCGCCAAGGTGGCCGAGGACAACGCCGCCTCCACCGAGGAGGTCTCCGCTGCCACCGAAGAGCAGCACGCCGCGATGCAGGAAATGGTGTACCAGACCCAGGAACTCGCGAAGCTGGCCGACGAGCTGCTCCACTCGGTGGAGCGCTTCCAGGTCGACCCGGGGACCGCGCCGGAGCCCGAGGCGTGA
- a CDS encoding LolA family protein yields the protein MKLARTVVLCVALIALSVSSAFCAELSQVVRTLEQGYASLNDLQADFSQKSHVKALRRDEKGGGELFIKKGGGKDSMFRFNYTKPKQQIVSNGKTVWYYIPDQKQVMVMDLAQMFEAGNGIAMNYLTGLGQVSKDFAIAFADNAKDKNGNYQLELTPHKKSAAMAKLQLTISGDAVESFIAKGKPSTPFPVVSSTVIDQIGNTTRMDFSNVRTNRGISSGKFSFKIPSGVQVIKNR from the coding sequence ATGAAACTTGCCAGAACCGTCGTCCTGTGTGTCGCCCTGATCGCCCTTTCCGTCAGTTCCGCCTTCTGCGCCGAGCTCTCCCAGGTGGTGCGCACCCTGGAGCAGGGGTACGCCTCCCTGAACGACCTGCAGGCGGACTTCAGCCAGAAAAGCCACGTCAAAGCGCTCAGGCGCGACGAAAAAGGGGGGGGCGAGCTCTTCATCAAGAAGGGTGGGGGCAAGGACTCCATGTTCCGCTTCAACTACACCAAACCGAAGCAGCAGATCGTTTCCAACGGCAAGACGGTCTGGTACTACATCCCGGACCAGAAGCAGGTCATGGTGATGGACCTCGCGCAGATGTTCGAGGCGGGCAACGGCATCGCCATGAACTACCTGACCGGTCTCGGTCAGGTCTCCAAGGACTTCGCCATCGCCTTCGCCGATAACGCGAAGGACAAAAACGGCAACTACCAGTTGGAGCTCACCCCGCACAAGAAGAGCGCCGCCATGGCGAAGCTGCAGCTCACCATCTCCGGCGATGCGGTCGAAAGCTTCATAGCCAAGGGGAAGCCCTCCACACCCTTCCCGGTGGTCTCCTCCACGGTGATTGACCAGATCGGGAACACGACCAGGATGGACTTCAGCAACGTGAGGACGAACCGCGGCATCTCCAGCGGCAAGTTCAGCTTCAAGATCCCTTCGGGGGTGCAGGTCATCAAGAACAGATAG
- a CDS encoding YajQ family cyclic di-GMP-binding protein, translating to MPSFDIVSKVDMQEVDNAINQTVKEISQRYDFKGSKSEVTLEKESIKVLSEDDFKLKAVIDILQSKFVKRNISPKALQYGKVEQASGGMVRQIITLQVGISKEKAKEIGQVIKETKLKVQSQIQDDQLRVTGKNIDDLQDVIKTLKGKDLDIDMQFVNFRS from the coding sequence ATGCCGTCATTCGACATCGTTTCCAAGGTCGACATGCAGGAAGTCGACAACGCCATCAACCAGACCGTGAAGGAGATCAGCCAGCGCTACGACTTCAAGGGGAGCAAGAGCGAGGTGACCCTGGAGAAGGAAAGCATCAAGGTCCTTTCCGAGGACGACTTCAAGCTGAAGGCGGTCATCGACATCCTGCAATCCAAGTTCGTGAAGCGCAACATCTCGCCCAAGGCGCTGCAGTACGGCAAGGTCGAGCAGGCCTCCGGAGGCATGGTGCGCCAGATCATCACCCTGCAAGTGGGGATCTCCAAGGAGAAGGCGAAAGAGATCGGCCAGGTGATCAAGGAGACCAAGCTCAAGGTGCAGAGCCAGATCCAGGACGACCAGCTCCGCGTCACCGGCAAGAACATCGACGACCTGCAGGATGTCATCAAGACCCTCAAGGGTAAGGACCTCGACATCGACATGCAGTTCGTCAACTTCAGAAGCTAA
- a CDS encoding response regulator — translation MAIKVMIVDDSLFMRKMLRDILTEEGYEITAEASDGDEAVAKYRESLPDLVTLDIVMPNKGGIEALQEIMAYDAAARVVMCSAIGQEALTTAATEAGAKAFILKPFNPELVTRVLREVVQG, via the coding sequence ATGGCCATCAAGGTCATGATAGTAGACGACTCCCTGTTCATGAGGAAAATGCTGCGTGACATCCTCACCGAAGAGGGTTACGAGATAACCGCCGAGGCGTCCGACGGCGATGAGGCGGTGGCCAAGTACCGCGAATCCCTCCCGGACCTGGTCACCCTGGACATCGTCATGCCGAACAAGGGGGGCATCGAGGCGCTTCAGGAGATCATGGCGTACGACGCCGCCGCCCGCGTGGTGATGTGCTCCGCCATAGGCCAGGAGGCCCTCACCACCGCCGCCACCGAGGCGGGCGCCAAGGCCTTCATCCTCAAACCGTTCAACCCGGAGCTCGTGACCCGGGTGCTCCGGGAAGTGGTCCAGGGGTAA
- a CDS encoding chemotaxis protein CheC: protein MADQAEYEAELKTLTKVCSLGMEHAAVALSQLMGKGVHIQVPRLQVLDGPGMSGLMESREATVLQLQILGNVRGSILILLLEENANRILELLLGAVPKAGEPLSEMERATLMEVGNILASACLNALGNSLKMTLLPSVPALCSGNGREILERAMEPGADGEKVVMIDTVFDVSDTRCGGSIVLMPSPTSLGAMLTSLGQ from the coding sequence ATGGCTGACCAGGCAGAATACGAAGCCGAACTGAAGACGCTTACCAAGGTGTGCAGCCTCGGCATGGAGCACGCCGCGGTCGCCCTGTCGCAGCTCATGGGTAAAGGGGTGCACATCCAGGTGCCGCGCCTGCAGGTGCTCGACGGCCCCGGGATGAGCGGCTTGATGGAGTCGCGCGAGGCGACCGTGCTGCAGCTGCAGATCCTCGGCAACGTGCGCGGCAGCATCCTCATCCTCCTTCTCGAGGAGAACGCCAACAGGATTCTCGAACTCCTCCTCGGGGCGGTCCCGAAGGCGGGGGAGCCGCTTTCCGAGATGGAAAGGGCCACCCTCATGGAGGTCGGCAACATCCTCGCCTCGGCCTGCCTGAACGCCCTGGGGAACTCGCTCAAGATGACCCTGCTCCCCTCGGTCCCAGCACTTTGCTCCGGAAACGGCCGGGAGATCCTTGAACGCGCCATGGAGCCCGGCGCCGACGGGGAAAAAGTGGTCATGATCGACACGGTCTTCGACGTTTCCGACACGCGCTGCGGGGGGAGCATCGTCCTCATGCCCTCCCCCACGTCGCTGGGCGCCATGCTCACCTCCCTAGGTCAATGA
- a CDS encoding TraR/DksA family transcriptional regulator, translated as MTEKPEEMKAMLLKMKEETLKEINKTVKSGSDAPINEPSGDIYDQASSERDRELGLLLGDREREKLRNIDEALLRLEEGEYGICEECEEEIPIGRLRIVPFARHCVKCKADLEKQQAQTKRFEEDRAYREIALGEEEEG; from the coding sequence ATGACAGAAAAACCAGAAGAAATGAAAGCGATGCTCCTCAAAATGAAAGAGGAGACGCTTAAAGAGATTAACAAGACTGTCAAGTCCGGCTCTGATGCACCGATCAACGAGCCGAGCGGCGACATCTACGACCAGGCTTCCAGTGAGCGCGACCGCGAGCTCGGCCTTTTGCTGGGGGACCGGGAGCGCGAGAAATTGCGTAATATAGACGAGGCGTTACTTCGCCTCGAAGAAGGTGAGTACGGCATCTGCGAGGAGTGTGAAGAGGAGATCCCGATCGGCAGGCTGCGCATCGTCCCCTTCGCCCGCCACTGCGTCAAGTGCAAGGCGGACCTTGAGAAGCAGCAGGCACAGACCAAACGCTTCGAGGAAGACCGCGCCTACCGCGAGATCGCCCTCGGCGAGGAAGAAGAAGGGTAA
- a CDS encoding 4Fe-4S binding protein, protein MSEKNVQKVRLAVQWGFLLFSLYLGVTFYRFVLHFQSGGATPFVERPNGVEAFLPISALVSLKGWIVSGTINDVHPAALVVFLSVIAMSLLLKRSFCSWVCPVSTITELCWKAGFKIFGKNYKVWLWLDWLLRPIKYLLLAFFVVSILVFMAPDSVSDFIAGDYNKMADIKMLDFFVHLSGTPLVVIGILLALSFLFKNPFCRFLCPYGALLGLVSRLSPVKVQRNESACISCGGCTRACPSYIDVMHKERVCSEECVGCLRCVSACPKPEALQLKAKNGKVIPGMVYAALVVAVFVGGTLIGRATGHWHSSITKSDYQRLIAAPPVEHP, encoded by the coding sequence ATGTCAGAAAAAAACGTGCAAAAGGTTCGCTTGGCCGTCCAGTGGGGCTTCCTTCTCTTCTCCCTGTACCTGGGAGTAACCTTCTACCGCTTCGTGCTGCACTTCCAAAGCGGCGGCGCCACCCCGTTCGTGGAGCGTCCGAACGGCGTCGAGGCCTTTCTCCCCATCTCCGCTCTGGTGAGCCTGAAGGGGTGGATCGTTTCCGGCACCATCAACGACGTGCACCCCGCTGCGCTCGTGGTCTTTCTGAGCGTGATCGCGATGTCGCTTCTCCTGAAGCGCTCCTTCTGCTCGTGGGTCTGCCCGGTCTCCACCATCACCGAGCTCTGCTGGAAGGCGGGGTTCAAGATCTTTGGGAAAAACTACAAGGTCTGGCTCTGGCTCGACTGGCTGCTGCGCCCCATCAAGTACCTGCTGCTCGCCTTTTTCGTGGTCTCCATCCTGGTGTTCATGGCGCCGGACAGCGTGAGCGACTTCATCGCCGGCGACTACAACAAGATGGCCGACATCAAGATGCTGGACTTCTTCGTGCACCTCTCGGGGACGCCGCTCGTGGTGATCGGCATCCTGCTCGCCCTGTCGTTTCTCTTCAAGAACCCGTTCTGCCGTTTCCTCTGCCCTTACGGCGCGCTTTTGGGACTCGTTTCCCGTCTGTCGCCGGTCAAGGTGCAGCGTAACGAAAGCGCCTGCATCTCCTGCGGCGGCTGCACCAGGGCCTGCCCCTCTTACATCGACGTGATGCACAAGGAGCGGGTCTGCTCCGAGGAGTGCGTCGGCTGCCTGCGCTGCGTGAGCGCCTGCCCGAAACCGGAGGCGCTGCAGCTGAAGGCGAAGAACGGCAAGGTGATCCCGGGGATGGTGTATGCGGCCCTCGTCGTTGCCGTCTTCGTCGGCGGGACCCTGATCGGACGCGCCACCGGCCACTGGCACAGCTCCATCACCAAGAGCGATTACCAGAGGCTCATCGCCGCACCGCCGGTGGAGCACCCGTAG
- a CDS encoding chemotaxis protein CheW, whose amino-acid sequence MTAERLLVFSVGRELFALNLTEVCEVMEPQQSYPFAGAPPYYLGLINFHGNLTALLDFAQYLGAGSRPLPGRLLVIDTKRAHLALKVDAVGSIIDAQGIIGATRSDDPLIEALLETTQGNLRLVRLETLLSSLEEDLRAAAPKPASGGN is encoded by the coding sequence GTGACTGCGGAGCGCCTGCTCGTTTTCAGCGTGGGGCGGGAGCTCTTCGCCTTGAACCTGACCGAGGTCTGCGAGGTCATGGAGCCGCAGCAAAGCTACCCCTTTGCCGGCGCCCCTCCCTACTACCTGGGACTCATAAACTTTCACGGCAACCTGACCGCCCTCCTCGACTTCGCACAGTACCTGGGAGCGGGAAGCCGCCCCCTTCCCGGCAGGCTCCTCGTGATCGACACGAAGCGCGCCCACCTCGCCCTGAAGGTCGACGCCGTCGGTTCCATCATCGACGCGCAGGGGATCATCGGGGCGACCCGCTCCGACGATCCCCTTATCGAGGCGCTCCTTGAGACCACGCAGGGAAACCTGCGCCTGGTGAGACTCGAGACGCTTCTCTCCTCCCTGGAGGAGGATCTGCGCGCGGCCGCCCCCAAGCCCGCCTCAGGAGGTAACTGA